The following nucleotide sequence is from Rhineura floridana isolate rRhiFlo1 chromosome 9, rRhiFlo1.hap2, whole genome shotgun sequence.
AACGCAAATGGGAAATTATATTTTATATAGCAACACATTATTTAAGTGCACTTTTAGCACTGTGTAGTTTGAAGTTGTAGATtccctaaagtttttttttattggTCTTCTGTAttgagtattttcttttgtctcatTTTAATGTAAGGTTAATACAGATTTTGTACAGGTGTGAGGGGGAGATGAGATAAAACTTACCTAGTTGGTACTTTGAGTAACAACTTGATACTTGGCCAGAGCTGCATAATTGCCTCTTATTCCTTTCTCTTATATTCAGGTTGGTGAGCTTACAttgcatcctcctcctcttcttcattttTTTAGGAACCTCAGCAGGGCCATCATCAAAAGTGACACGTTTGCTTGATTTCTTGCAGTCTTGTTCTATACCTAGGTCTTTCACCAAGCTGGAATTCTTAGCTCCTTTAGATGTCTCTTCATCCTTCTCACATCTGTCAGACATACTCTGCTTAGCAGAATGAGACCTTAAAGTACTATGCCTTTCCCCCTGAAAGTAGCTGTGACTGGCACTATGATCAGCAGGTTCTGGAGTGCAAACAACAGAGTTTTTATTATAAGAATGTTGCTCTTTGACAGGATTGATTTTCTTCAAAAATATTCTACAATCCTTAAATGTTTTGTCTTTCCACATACCTTTACCAAGTGCCTGTGCTTTTCCAATATTTTTCTGGTTGCAATATGCTGATTGTGTGTTTGGTCTACAATTATTTATTAAGCCAGGCTTTGTGTTGAGATCTGACAATTGTGCTTTCTGCTGACAAAATGCACCTGTAATTTCATTTCCAGTTGATGAAGTGATTCTATGAGAGTCTACCAGAATTGTGGGTGATTTAGTTTGTACTGTACCATTCCGATGGCTCAAGCACATTTTGCTGTTAATTTTCTTACTTGCATCAGCAAAACACTGGCTTTGGCACAAGAATCGCAATTTTCGCTTATTTGATTTCCAGTCATTTGTTCCATGATTATACAGGTTTTTCACTTGTCTCCACCGATCATGCTGTAAATTCTCAAATTTGGTTCTTCTTAATTTAGCTAATGTGAAGTTATGTTTCCTGTTTAAGACTTGAGACCTGACTATTTTATGTAGAATTTGTAACTTTCCTGCCGATTGTGATGGTGTGGATAGTGCaaattttttaaagtgctttctcAAAGGACTAGTATTACAATCACATTGTCTTGTTCCCATTTTGAACTGCTTCGTACTAATTACTTCAAAAGGATTGCGAGCATTTGCCTTTCTCACTAACGACAGTGACTGTGTTTCTGTTGTTTGCATAAACCATGTGCACAGTTCATCTATATTACATTTTTTCTGGAAAAGCATTTTTATAGGTGAATTTTCAAACTGTAACATGCAAGTGTCCAAAGGGTTTGATACTTTAATGCTATAGTCTTGTTCAATATGACACCCTTCTTCATACAGACATTTTTCAAGTTCTTCTCCATTCACGTGCAACCAAGTATTTGTTATCTGTTCATATCTACTATTTAGTTCTTTTAACAAGGAATCATTAGAAATGGAAGGATCCCACCACCTAAGGGAAGAATTGGATGAAATGATGGGATTCGATGATATTTCATTAGCAAATCTGAATTTATTATTCTCAGAACCTGTTTTTGAATTTCCTGGATTTTTATTTACTGAGATATCTTTGGGTGTCACCTTTGAATGTTTTAGTTTTTGATCTTTAGCATTTTTCAAAGAGAGTTTATATGATTTGTGTAGAAAGGCACGTCTACACAATAATGAGCTGGAAGATGCTAATGAATGTAAGAAAGGCAGCGATGGTCTTCTGTCTCTAAGAGATTGCCTCAAAGGGATTTCAGGCTTTCTTGAGGCTATGGTAATAACCTCATCTGAAAAATGCTTACTTGTATCATTCCAAAAGCTTTTTGCACCATCCTTCTTATTGCATTGATTATCAACCTTCTTAGAAGATACATGTTTTTCTAACACAGTCTCTTGTTCTAAAGGAGGCAGGCAGCTGCTAATACTCACTTTTCTTTCCTGAGATGAAATCTGATTAACAGTCACTGATATGccagatatttttatttttgctggtcTACCGGGTTTTCTGATTATATTTAAAGGCTTCTGGTTTGGTCTTATGATATTACTACAATGGGATGGTAGCATCGGGCTGCTCTCTAAAGGTCTAACATGCTCATAGCCAGAGGTCTTACTTTCAGTTGTAGAATTTTGCATACTTTTGGTTTTGGGAAAACTATCCCTTGTTTCTGTATATTGTTTCACTTGAGCAGACTCGCATACATCATTACAATTACTGGGAGGACTCGGTACCAAATTGACTACGTTTAGGCTACCTTCAGAAACACACCTCTTATTCCTTCGTGACCTTCCAAAGACAATTGTCACAGTAATATTTTTGTTAATATTATCCTCTTCTAGAAACTCTACATTAGAGCTGGCACTTTTCTTCCTAGCACTGCTAGAATCACTTATATGGTTGACATTTTCAACAATATCTACCTTAGGCTTTGGAGGTCGGCCAATTGGCCGCTTAATCTGCTTCACAACTTGAGGGCCTATTTTTTTGGGTCGTCCAGGTTTTCTTTTCAGGGAGGATCCACTGCCATTTTGTTCTATGGTTTCTTCATTTGGTTTATGTACATCATTTTTTTCATTACCAACTATTGCAGGAAAAACAGAAGAATTCACTTCATTTTTATGACTATTTTCATAGCCACATTCTTCAATGGAAACAGTTTTAGCAGGATCCCTGGCTTCCAACTGCATTTCTGATAGGTCAGTTGTTTTCCCTTGAACAGAATAAAGGTCAATGTTTAATTTAGCAGAATCATTTACAGAGGTTAGTGTGTATTTCACTCCTTCACCACTGTTAATTTCTGAAAGGAACATAAGTTTTATAGGACTAGTGTAATTTAGTGTTGGAGAACTATCTCTTGCATTAGAACTTGTTTGCAAGTCCTCATTACTGGAAGTCAATACATCTGAATGTGTTGATGATTTCAAAAGGCTTTTATATCCTTTATCAGatacttctttttcttttgttgacACATGGTCCTTTTTGCTATTATTGCTACATGGCATGTGAGCTGGTGACAGTACATATTGTCCCTTACTTCCACTTTCATTCATACTAATAAGAAGACCACTTTTCGAATTATTGTTGGCTTCACACTTGTGAATATCTTTCAGTTTGCTGGAGATGTTATAACCGTTAAGTAATGGCTTTTTACCCTTGTGGgccatatttattgtatcttCCAAACGCTCTACAACAACATGTAGATTTGTGTTTCGTACAAGTTTACTTATATCATCATTGCTACATGTTTTGGTCTGTAAACCATtaagcattttttctctttccatgCAGATATGAGGTTTTTTTGCCTTTGAGGATTTTTGAAATAAAAGATTGTTTGTTACATACACAGAGCACCACATAGGAGGGATAATGTTATGTTTAGCCCTATCCAACATTCTATTATCATCTCCTTTCTCAGAGACCAGATCTGTACGTAGTTCAACGCCACAATTTCCATGCATTTTAGCCAAGCTGTTTTGGGATGTTGTAGAATTATTTTTTGAAAATGCCACAAAACCAGAATTGTTTTCTGAATTATTCAGAAGTAGTTCCACTGTCTCTTCTTGACAAATTGGCAAAGACTTTGATTTAATGGGAGAAAATAGCTGATCTTTATTTTCATGATTTTGTAAACCACAATCTTTTAATATACTATGATTTTCATTTTGGGGGGGTGATGATTTGTCATTTTTTGTAGTCTTTTTAGCATTCCTCTCTGTATTTGACTTTTTCCTTATGAAGGTTTCATCGAGAGTGGCTAGCTCTCTTTTAATTTGCAAAGATTGTCTTCTAAACAGTGATGAATCAGGGGTATTATGCATTGCAAACAAGGTTTCTTGTCGCTTGCGAAATCTTGTTTGGataattttattttccatttctTTGTCATGCTGGCTCAATAACTCCATAAAATTGTAATCATTTGCCTTAGCATCATGTAAAAGAGTTGTTATGAAGCTCCGTAATTTAATATCACCTTCTGTTCTCCCATCACTCTTAGATAATTTTGCAAGATTTGCTGCATCAGTTGTCTCTATtgattttaatttctcatttattCGATCCATTAAGTCTTGAAATGCAGTAGCATTTTCAACTCTTTCAAGCTTATCAGAGTTTATAAGGCTAGTTTCTTGATTTGCACTCAGAAAGGTTTCATCCACATTACAAGACACTTCTGCAATGcatattttattgttatgttcACACACAGTACAACTTCTTTCAGCTGGCAAGAGGGAAGGAGGCTGACTACTATTCATTTCAAGTCTATTATCTAAAGCTGGAGAACCTTCAACTGATTCCTCCAAATAAGCATATCCATCAGCTTCCACAGGTGATAACGGAGGTGGTGAAGGACTGCGACCTCTGCTAGCTTTGTTAATCTTTTGGCCTGCAGCAATGAGATGTGTACAAAGTGCTGTTCTTGCAGAGTGGATCGtacattgttttaattgcttggaGCAGCACCTATGAGGACTATAAGGCACAGGATTCCCTTTGTTTACAACCGTGTTAAAATATCCAACAGTCACAGACTGGCATGACAAGCAATCCAAGTCTTTCACACAGACTGGCAGAGATGGCAAACAAGTATTTGGTCTTTGATTTTGTAAACAGCACCTCTTCATCAGCATGTTGCCATCACAACCGCAGACTGGAATGTGCACATCATCTTCAGATGTTTCAGAATATATAGTATGTGGCAGTTGGCAATTGCAAACAGAATGGACACACGGTTCTTGGAATAGAAAATTCAACATAGCTAAAATCTGATGCCAATGATAAAAGCATAACGATTCCAAAACCTTGCTTAGAGCAGAATTTCCTCTTTCCAATTTAGTTGTTTCCTCtgattttgcatcagctgctgtaCTTGAACTGAAAACAAAAAGCAGATCAAAACAAAAAGTAAATTACAGTTAAATATGACATAATATGACTGAAGACTAATTTTGATAAGGTACCAAAACTGTCATATCTCAAAAGTTAAACTTCCACTGAGATTCTGCACATACATTATATGGAAAACATACAACATTAATGACTAATGTTAAGCGGTACAATGTGAGAAAAACTCAACTTGgctaacaatattttaaaaattaccaaGATAGATTCTCCAGTTCAAAATATGCAGCTTCACTTTCCATAAAATAGCCTAGCTACAAAAATAATGAGCCTTCATTAACTCCTGGAAGATAATAACTTAATTTAAATAATAGTCACAATATGGTTGTGATCCTAAGTACATTTTAACCATAAGTAAAttacattgaaatcaataggacatcAGGCAGCTTCACACATTCTAATACAAATGTCTCTTCTTAATAGGAAATCTCATGTATTTTACAAGTACATTTTGTGCTACAAAAACACACAGCAAATAAACCACAGTTGGTTGATGGTTTCCCACTATTTGTACATACAGCAAAATACACACATTTGCATTTATCAGACATGGCTGTATTTTCAGGATACATCCAACTTCCTACAAGAATGTCATATCCATGTAGAAAATTGGCCATTTTGGAAGCAGCTTTTACTTCAAAAGAAATGTGTTCAGAAagtaaaatgttgatattaaatgCCATTTTGAGGTTTACTTAGGTAAGTTGCAGTTGAATCAGAAATGCAATATTACCTTTTATGTCTTGAATTTatgaaatcagtattactttAAGCTTTACTTGGGCTGAACTATGCCCAATCTCTAACTATGCTATGAAGTATGCTAATCATTAAATGCAATGACATTTTCCAGAAATATAtttgatttgtatatttgttttaatgtttttgattgctgtaaaccacccagagagctttggctatggggcggtatacaagtgcaataaataaataaatactaaccttttcagtggcggcccccaccctctggaactccctcccacaagatctttggcactttcttccctgaatatgttccgcaaggccataaagacctggctttttcaacaggcttttgggacttctggggaggcttaatgttcttatgtttgaaatgcctcctactctGTAttctgttgttattataatttataatttatattgttatagtgtattttagtgtattgtatttcgctgtatttactatatgtacgtcgcctagagtggccattggccagataggcgacacacaaattaaattttttttattattattattattataaataaataaataaagtgcagtCCACTGTGCTCTTCACTAGGAATTAAAAAAGACTTGTCTGAATGGATGCTGTGCATTTTTTTCGCTTTAAACCATCCACTGCAAGTACTGTTCCAAAAATGCAGACTCTTCTTTTAAAACCTGCACTACAGATACAAATTTGTGCCCTGTGTGCTTTAGTCCACTCAATGTACAAACATAACTTTTCTTCATTCATTTCAAGGGCACAAGCATCTCTCTTTACACATCCCTCTTCTGGAACAACTTTGCCCTTCATTTAAATAAATGGGAAAGCCATTATGGGTGCCCGCAATGTGCAATGTGATTGGAACAATGCAGTGGGTAACATTTTTAAAGTCACTGAATGAATCAATGAAATGTAAAGGAACCATGTGTGCACATATTTCAATTTACAGGACAAGTAAGCCAAAATATGTATTGGGAAATCATTGTAGTTTTTAAAGCTTAAATAAATATGAATCTACATCTAAATAGGGCTTCAACTAATAAATAACCAGTTAAATATTGTCTCTCTAACTACATAATATTAAAAACTGTTACTACTTACCTAATCATTAATTCAAACTGAAAAGTTAATAGTCCatagatttaaaaacacagattTAAGAACAAAATTGCTGAATTGCAACTTTAGTCATTAACATCTATCAATATTCTTCAAAACTACTGATTAAGATAACTTATATTAATAATTCTGTTTCAGAAAAGTATGTATATTCAAACATATCACCAAACTCTGAACATGACACTAGCTATCCATCTTATATTTTCTAAAAATATTCAGTATTTACTGCTTTAACCTCGTGGAATGTAGAAAAAAACTTTCAAGATATACTTTATCAGATCACATGTAACATTAGCATTGTTCTTGATTCATAAGTTGTGTAGCATAGTCTTGCTCTTGTctaaataaaacagaatttctCTGCAGGTGTACACTATTCCAGTATTGTTACTAgagtaaaataaatatatgcttCAAATTTACAAGAAATATCAGTGCTGTTGGATTACCACAACAATAGAGCATTCTTATGGTGGCTCAGGTTCCTCTGAATAAACCAGTTTAGATTTAGACAATAGAAAGCCCAAATAAAAGAGGACCCAAAACTGAGTGGGTAGAGTGCATATCTACAAGCACACATAAAGTTTCATAGTCAAGCCTCACTATCTCTAGCTAAAGTATCTGAGGAAGTAGGGCTAGGGAAGATCTCTGTCTGAGAcattggagaaccactgccagtcagactaGGTAACAGTGGTCCAGATGGACCTAAGATCTGCTTCCTTACAATGCAACGTCATATATAAATATACGCATATGTGCAACTGGAGTACATTGACTATAAtgttagtgatgtcacaggatagTGCAGCTTGGGTATGGTACAAATGATTTTGTGTCAAAGAGATGCCACACAGAAACAATAAATTTTGCTGGTATCAATACTGCAATATATAGCTAAATTGTTCACAATACTCAAGCAATTTTCTGAAAAAGTGAATTAAGATGACCTTTAAAACCTCTCAGCACCCACAGTCTATCCATTTATGAATACAGAGACATTCTCTAGAGGTCAGGAAATAACTGCAAGAATAAAAACCCAAAACCTGCACTGGGCAACGGAAGACCCAGCTTTAGGAAATGTAGACaggtttccccccaaaaaagttgtcCTAAGGGCACATTCAGATAAGTATTATGGAGGAAACACAATTCCCAACACTATGTTTCCATCCCAACAGTAATGTAGGGACATTGACAAGGGGATAGAGGGTTTATAACAGGGATTGgcgagaattctgctgaattaggatttagcactggatttttcaatggtccacatattctccatctttgcagggtGATCCTGTTTGTTTCAAACTTCAGCGGCTTTCCACTAACACCAGATTCCCCCCTCTCAAATATATTGTTgttcacagcacagcacagcatagCACAAAAGtagttttttttctctctgccaccccccaccctcCACTCAAATAAcccaagcagggaggaagcaagccaagtgtaacagagattaaaaggcaagcctagagagtCATTAACATGGGTGAGACTCTCTAGCCTTGCCTTCTCATCTGTCATGTTAACCCATTAAATGAATAAAAGGCAAGGCTAGATAGTCCATATTAAGGGCTCTCTAGGGCTGCCAAGGAGGGGATGGATGAGAGgccactgaaagctgctttcctcctttcttttccACAAGGAAACAGGttgtctctgcttgctaatgtgaaactgaccagccccaGTGAAAGCtgatttcctttcctttatcaatattattTTGGGAGAAAAAATCAGATCAATAAAGCAATGGATAGTGGACGAAAATGAACACGAATCAATGCCACCTGCCAGATTGACgaaatgctttcaaagtggcaccagccaacggatcccatccctagttcgtAACCTTCCCAGCTGACTGTGTCATACATCCCTCCAGCATGGccatttttaactgatttttcttCTAGCTAGGATCTGAAACTTGTATCAGCAAAAACAAGGTGGGGGGGGATTTGATTAGCCATTTGCTAATCTTCCTTTCTTCTACCTCTGCTCCTGCATTCCCATTATCCTAGCTAACAAGGTTTAGAAACATGTGTTTGCCTCCCAAACCTTTCTAGTTCTGCCCTTAGACAATCCATTTACACAATTACTAGTTCAACATGGGCAAGACTGCCTCCTACTGAAAAGGCTATAGAAAAACTCAACCCATGCTCCTTACAACCAGATTACCATGAGATAAATGCCATCTTGCAAAACTATTAAATTACAGAATATGCATTATAAACCTGCGTAGCCAAGCACAACAATTAGATTAGCATGAAAGCAGTCATCCACTTCTATGATGTAAATAATCTTGCAAGCACATGTAtgcattaaaatgttttaactgatATGAATTTTTTCAGAGCTCTCCACTTCAAATATTTTTGTCAATCCTTAACTATGGAATTGCACATAGTGCCTTGCTTCTTGTTATTAGGACACAAAGACTGGCACAGGAagaactttaaaaatataaatttaaaggtATGATTCCTATCAGTGAAAAAGACTGTAGAGAATGAATCAAAAGGCAGTACACACATACACCTTGGAAGAAATATATAAAACATACATGGACTAGTTTAGCTTTCCTGCTGAATTTTCTATACTACTCCTCACTGCACATCTAGTGGCCGTGCATAAATTATCCTACATATTTaacagtattttatttttgttttgatacTGAAGGGaaaattgcaaaacattttactgCTAGTTCTATGCACTTTATTTTTCCAAGTGGCACAAAAAAGTTATAAAACTATTGGGTGGCTTTAAATGGGCATTTAAAAGGGCACAGTAGAGTAATATGTATTTCTTAATAGGTGTACAACTAAATGCATACATTATGAAATACTGGAAATTGAAACTGATATAAAAGTGAATTATCACGTTTTCCAGATGAAAACTGGCAGAACATTTTCATTACTCATTTATACTGCTATCACCCCTTCACCCTAACAAACCATGGGCAAAACAAAATAATCAGTAAGTTCTCCTCCACACATTCCATTTAAATAAATGGAATCTGTGCAAAAAGACAGTGCCCTATTTATGAAATATATTGCCTTGTAACAATTATTGTTTTTGTTCTGTGTGTAAAAAGTGCTGTTGTAACTTCACTCTTATTACACCAATATAATCTTGCCCATGGATTAAATCAAATGAGTCAACAAAAagtatgttttttctttttactgaATGAACAAATCAATGACACATCAGTTTTGTAAATTTATGTGCAAAAGCATTGAAGTGCTTTACTAAAAATTACAACATAGAAACACATTAACAAATTCATACAATCAGATTTAGAAATATAACAACACAAAGAGGAAACAGAATTACAGTACATTTACAACACAAGACAAATACATggaattcattagaaaatattgtAATAAATAATTCATGAATTATAGTGCAATTGATTTATGCATAAATAGAACTAATTGCCTAGAAATCAGTTATTAACAAAATCTGTCAAAAATCAAGGCAGCCACAGAGTTTTACTAAATTACTGCAACAATGGAAatactgcaattaaaaaaaaacacaaatacaggtaTTTGTACTGTAAACaactaaaaaaaatcagtatcactAAAGTTAATATACAATTTAATTTAATATAAAATAGTCATTAGCTACCAGAAATGGTTTAAACAACTTTACTGAGCAGTAGTTCTAAAAACAGAGGCActgttttttaatataaaatactTGAGAAACATTCAAATAAGTAGAAAGCATGTAGGGCTTGCTTTCATCTTCATTTAAAAGTCTGCTGATATATGTATTTTCAGAAACTTGTCAATTTCTAAGTAGCGTCTggtaaatgaattttaaaagtaCTTCAAAATTATAATTTAAACAACCTTTTAAATGAATACATTAGGGATGGATAAGGGGAGTCTATGTAATTCCCTGCTTTTCCTCAGTTGTATAATCAAAGGTTCAGCCCATTCATTAGAAATAATtacgtttcttttttaaaacttacAGGTTGAGCATTATCTACAAACtatcaaaaaatattttaatatactaTTTCTGACCAAAAATAAATAcaagtactaaaatgctgaaaattaaTATTACATACAAAACTACCACCGTTAAAGTCAATAGCAAAATGATCCCTGATTTTATGAATCCTGATACTTTTTGGTCAGGCCACCTTTTAAAATGATATTAAAAGTGTACTGTAATGTCTTTGATATACATCTCTGACAAAAATCTAGAATTgtctgaaaaataaaaaaaagctgAGATACAACAAGTTGTGCATCAGTGAGAAAGCCAATTTTCTCCTTGCAGCTACATCCCCCTCCCATGCCACAACACACACAGACCCAGA
It contains:
- the LCORL gene encoding ligand-dependent nuclear receptor corepressor-like protein isoform X6; the protein is MEKGTERMAAAAPAPGASQCRSPRCTAERRGVRRELDSWRHRLMHCVGFESILEGLYGPRLRRDLSLFEDCEPEEVTDWSMDEKCSFCNLHKETVSDHTAIIGSLQSTPTEELSSQGQSNTDKIECQAENYLNALFRKKDLPQNCDPNIPLVAQELMKKMIRQFAIEYISKSSKMQENRNGSSYETNMIHKGIQMNQTENSLQEEQDSPLDLTVNRTPEQDTQQGDGVLDLSTKKTSVGQSANDGSCSENSVSGSSTAADAKSEETTKLERGNSALSKVLESLCFYHWHQILAMLNFLFQEPCVHSVCNCQLPHTIYSETSEDDVHIPVCGCDGNMLMKRCCLQNQRPNTCLPSLPVCVKDLDCLSCQSVTVGYFNTVVNKGNPVPYSPHRCCSKQLKQCTIHSARTALCTHLIAAGQKINKASRGRSPSPPPLSPVEADGYAYLEESVEGSPALDNRLEMNSSQPPSLLPAERSCTVCEHNNKICIAEVSCNVDETFLSANQETSLINSDKLERVENATAFQDLMDRINEKLKSIETTDAANLAKLSKSDGRTEGDIKLRSFITTLLHDAKANDYNFMELLSQHDKEMENKIIQTRFRKRQETLFAMHNTPDSSLFRRQSLQIKRELATLDETFIRKKSNTERNAKKTTKNDKSSPPQNENHSILKDCGLQNHENKDQLFSPIKSKSLPICQEETVELLLNNSENNSGFVAFSKNNSTTSQNSLAKMHGNCGVELRTDLVSEKGDDNRMLDRAKHNIIPPMWCSVYVTNNLLFQKSSKAKKPHICMEREKMLNGLQTKTCSNDDISKLVRNTNLHVVVERLEDTINMAHKGKKPLLNGYNISSKLKDIHKCEANNNSKSGLLISMNESGSKGQYVLSPAHMPCSNNSKKDHVSTKEKEVSDKGYKSLLKSSTHSDVLTSSNEDLQTSSNARDSSPTLNYTSPIKLMFLSEINSGEGVKYTLTSVNDSAKLNIDLYSVQGKTTDLSEMQLEARDPAKTVSIEECGYENSHKNEVNSSVFPAIVGNEKNDVHKPNEETIEQNGSGSSLKRKPGRPKKIGPQVVKQIKRPIGRPPKPKVDIVENVNHISDSSSARKKSASSNVEFLEEDNINKNITVTIVFGRSRRNKRCVSEGSLNVVNLVPSPPSNCNDVCESAQVKQYTETRDSFPKTKSMQNSTTESKTSGYEHVRPLESSPMLPSHCSNIIRPNQKPLNIIRKPGRPAKIKISGISVTVNQISSQERKVSISSCLPPLEQETVLEKHVSSKKVDNQCNKKDGAKSFWNDTSKHFSDEVITIASRKPEIPLRQSLRDRRPSLPFLHSLASSSSLLCRRAFLHKSYKLSLKNAKDQKLKHSKVTPKDISVNKNPGNSKTGSENNKFRFANEISSNPIISSNSSLRWWDPSISNDSLLKELNSRYEQITNTWLHVNGEELEKCLYEEGCHIEQDYSIKVSNPLDTCMLQFENSPIKMLFQKKCNIDELCTWFMQTTETQSLSLVRKANARNPFEVISTKQFKMGTRQCDCNTSPLRKHFKKFALSTPSQSAGKLQILHKIVRSQVLNRKHNFTLAKLRRTKFENLQHDRWRQVKNLYNHGTNDWKSNKRKLRFLCQSQCFADASKKINSKMCLSHRNGTVQTKSPTILVDSHRITSSTGNEITGAFCQQKAQLSDLNTKPGLINNCRPNTQSAYCNQKNIGKAQALGKGMWKDKTFKDCRIFLKKINPVKEQHSYNKNSVVCTPEPADHSASHSYFQGERHSTLRSHSAKQSMSDRCEKDEETSKGAKNSSLVKDLGIEQDCKKSSKRVTFDDGPAEVPKKMKKRRRMQCKLTNLNIRERNKRQLCSSGQVSSCYSKYQLGQLIQPLDHFDCPFLRLFQLYNILLEMRQPDLYTVFQRNAFTRKVSRE